Proteins from a genomic interval of Nasonia vitripennis strain AsymCx chromosome 3, Nvit_psr_1.1, whole genome shotgun sequence:
- the LOC100121377 gene encoding 26S proteasome non-ATPase regulatory subunit 2: protein MPEATKAEAPKPAAEKKNEKEEDKSDMSEEDKLLQEELNQYVEQLQDSNTKLYLNALDSLRTQIRTSTTSMTSVPKPLKFMRPHYDTMKQIYEKLTDQKCRELCSDVISVLAMTMGENRECLKYRILGSALNIGEWGHEYVRHLSGELAGEWEELAIEGSEEMQKKLIGLVHEIVPYNMAHNAETEACDLLMEIDRLAFLEQYVDESAYQRVCLYLTNCVPYVADPENSTLLHAALKLYKKFNQYPQAMRLAMQLNNLPLIEDIFTNCPDLSVQKQLAFMLGRQQIFLELPISIEWYDDLVEIMTNSHLNNHFLNLARELDIMEAKTPEDVYKSHLENSRPPFGGGQVDSARQNLAASFVNGFVNAGFGHDKLLIEDGNKWLYKNKEHGMLSATASLGLILLWDVDGGLTPIDKYLYSSEDYIKSGALLACGIVNCGVRNECEPALALLSDYVLHSSNTMRIGAIVGLGLSYAGSNREAVLSLLIPVLSDPKSNWEVIGVTGLALGMVAVGSCNATVTTAIMHTLMEKTEAELKDTYARFLPLGLGLCFLGKQEAAEAIIAALEVIPEPFKSMSTTLVEVCAYAGTGNVLKIQHLLHICSEHYEPTNEKEEKSSSKDKDKKEEKKEEKEKDLSSRQAIAVLGIALIAMGEEIGAEMAYRTFGHLLRYCEPVIRRSVPLALGLISVSNPKLNILDTLSKFSHDSDLEVAHNAIFAMGLVGAGTNNSKLAAMLRQLAQYHAKDPNNLFMVRIAQGLIHLGKGTMTLSPYHSDRQLLSPVALAGLLAALIGFLDVKNIILGRSHYLLYTLAAAMQPRMLVTFDEELAPLAVPVRVGMAVDVVGQAGNPKTITGFQTHTTPVLLAHGERAELATEEYVPLTPIMEGFVILRKNKDLI, encoded by the exons ATGCCTGAAGCCACGAAAGCCGAGGCTCCCAAGCCCGCCGCCGAGAAGAAGAATGAGAAGGAGGAGGACAAGTCTGACATG TCGGAGGAGGACAAACTTTTACAGGAGGAGCTGAACCAGTATGTGGAGCAGTTACAAGACTCCAACACAAAGTTGTACCTCAATGCTCTGGATTCGCTGCGTACACAAATCCGTACCTCCACGACGTCGATGACCAGCGTACCAAAGCCCCTTAAGTTTATGCGTCCCCATTATGATACTATGAAACAGATTTATGAGAAGCTCACGGATCAAAAGTGCAGGGAGCTGTGCTCCGATGTCATTTCTGTACTTGCAATGACAATGGGCGAGAACAGAGAATGCCTGAAGTACAGGATTTTAG GTTCTGCGCTCAACATTGGAGAATGGGGTCACGAATATGTGAGGCACTTGTCTGGAGAACTGGCTGGTGAATGGGAAGAGCTTGCCATTGAGGGCTCTGAAGAGATGCAGAAGAAACTGATTGGCTTGGTGCATGAAATTGTACCGTACAACATGGCACACAATGCCGAGACAGAGGCTTGCGACTTACTCATGGAGATTGACCGACTGGCTTTTTTGGAACAGTATGTCGATGAGAGCGCTTATCAGCGAGTCTGTTTATACCTCACGAATTGCGTCCCTTATGTGGCTGATCCAGAAAACAGCACTCTTTTACATGCAGCATTGAAATTGTATAAGAAATTCAATCAGTATCCACAAGCTATGAGGCTCGCGATGCAGCTTAACAATCTACCTCTAATTGAGGATATTTTCACAAACTGCCCAGATTT GTCAGTCCAAAAACAGTTGGCATTTATGCTTGGACGGCAGCAGATATTCCTCGAACTGCCGATCTCCATAGAATGGTACGACGATCTCGTAGAGATCATGACCAACTCTCACTTGAATAACCACTTCCTCAATCTCGCTCGTGAGCTCGACATCATGGAAGCCAAGACTCCCGAGGACGTCTACAAATCCCATCTTGAGAACTCGCGACCACCGTTCGGCGGTGGCCAGGTTGACTCGGCGCGACAGAACCTTGCGGCTAGCTTCGTCAACGGTTTCGTCAACGCTGGATTTGGTCACGACAAGCTGCTCATCGAGGACGGTAACAAATGGCTTTATAAGAACAAGGAGCACGGTATGCTCAGCGCCACTGCCTCGCTCGGACTTATTCTTCTCTGGGACGTCGACGGCGGTCTCACCCCCATCGACAAGTATCTGTACTCGTCCGAGGACTACATCAAGTCCGGAGCGCTATTAGCCTGTGGTATCGTCAACTGCGGCGTGAGGAACGAGTGCGAGCCTGCATTAGCTTTGCTTTCGGACTATGTGCTGCACAGCAGCAATACCATGCGTATTGGGGCTATCGTGGGACTTGGTTTGTCGTACGCCGGCTCTAATAGAGAGGCAGTTCTGAGTTTGTTGATTCCCGTACTCAGCGACCCTAAATCTAACTGGGAAGTCATCGGTGTGACCGGTCTCGCGCTGGGTATGGTGGCCGTGGGCTCTTGCAATGCTACCGTTACGACGGCTATTATGCATACGTTGATGGAAAAGACTGAAGCTGAGCTGAAG GACACGTACGCTCGTTTCTTACCTCTTGGTCTGGGTCTGTGTTTCCTGGGCAAGCAAGAAGCCGCCGAAGCTATAATCGCTGCGCTTGAGGTCATCCCCGAGCCGTTCAAATCCATGTCGACGACCCTCGTGGAGGTCTGTGCGTACGCGGGAACCGGAAACGTACTGAAGATCCAGCACTTGCTGCACATTTGCTCAGAGCACTACGAGCCTACGAACGAGAAGGAAGAGAAGTCTAGCAGCAAGGACAAAGACaagaaggaagaaaagaaagaggagAAGGAAAAGGACCTGAGCTCGAGGCAGGCTATCGCAGTGCTTGGTATTGCCCTCATTGCCATGGGCGAGGAAATTGGCGCCGAAATGGCTTACAGAACGTTCGGTCACCTGCTGCGTTACTGCGAACCGGTCATCAGACGCTCGGTGCCTTTGGCTTTGGGTCTGATTTCGGTGTCGAATCCTAAGCTGAATATCCTGGACACTCTGTCCAAGTTCTCGCACGACAGCGATCTCGAGGTGGCGCACAACGCGATATTCGCTATGGGTCTGGTCGGAGCTGGTACCAACAACTCGAAGCTAGCTGCTATGCTCAGGCAACTAGCGCAGTACCACGCGAAGGATCCTAACAATTTGTTCATGGTCAGAATAGCCCAAGGTCTGATTCATTTGGGCAAGGGTACGATGACACTGTCGCCATATCACAGCGACAGGCAGTTGCTCAGCCCCGTCGCGCTTGCCGGTCTTCTTGCTGCGTTGATTGGTTTCCTGGATGTCAAGAACA TCATCCTCGGCAGATCTCACTACTTGCTCTACACACTGGCCGCAGCAATGCAACCACGTATGCTGGTGACGTTCGACGAGGAGCTCGCGCCCCTGGCAGTACCAGTGCGCGTTGGTATGGCCGTCGACGTCGTTGGTCAGGCCGGTAACCCTAAAACTATCACTGGCTTCCAGACGCACACAACCCCCGTTTTACTAGCCCACGGAGAACGAGCTGAGCTCGCTACCGAGGAGTACGTGCCCCTCACGCCCATCATGGAGGGCTTTGTGATTTTGCGAAagaataaagatttgataTGA
- the LOC100679289 gene encoding uncharacterized protein LOC100679289, translating into MTWKTRGISLFRQGIGGRVLKSLSIRQKCETKAQQGVTDCCPAKSLMDETTHPEGSWSKNYNRWDAHNNQMLFIGLTTFIVTAIVLKRTEVAKGYPDVTLF; encoded by the exons ATGACTTGGAAAACGCGAGGAATTTCTCTTTTCCGTCAAGGAATCGGTG GACGGGTCTTAAAAAGTCTGAGTATCCGGCAAAAGTGCGAAACTAAAGCACAGCAGGGCGTCACGGATTGCTGCCCAGCAAAGAGCTTGATGGACGAAACTACGCATCCCGAAGGTTCTTGGTCCAAAAATTACAACCGCTGGGATGCCCATAACAACCAAATGCTGTTCATAGGACTGACAACCTTTATCGTTACAGCAATTGTC CTCAAGAGAACCGAAGTCGCCAAGGGCTACCCCGACGTTACGCTATTTTAA
- the LOC100121431 gene encoding T-complex protein 11-like protein 1, producing the protein MPNRSEEVEEVNDDEQKGGITEASGSSMDTSPAMDIGEQENLGRVRNFMLDGWVAASPPKFVSLEEIMKAAKGMQNMALAHEIAVDKNFKIDKLEPEEDTLHKKVKEIVHKAFWDILSNELSQDPPMYTQALRLLKEIKDALDELLLPHNARIKETINQVLDIDLIKQQAENGVLDFHHYAEYVISLMAKICAPVRDEKIEELKKCTDVIETFKGIMEVLQLMKLDLANFTISMIRPNIIASSIEYEKTKFAEFLKIQADGLLYTRRWLLRHLTPETISNASTDPNSLKQLTHSLLADAYLDLLEFDFCPNAETLMLDQGRLLDLRNKTSRLAVAGSILLLLKPLQSPLTDQHKKEIKEHIMVLLESVTSNKDLESFMPNILVQVKADLQKVTQDSKIDESPEYQNFLSMMETQIVELHKSDHKVRQLVTSRIRQFLQNIIVSQTVAPQQIPPGLSPLQKELTDLAAQFAILFAHNRSVFGEYYQDIVATAVNEKKSSCNTSAIETST; encoded by the exons ATGCCTAACAG GAGTGAGGAAGTTGAAGAAGTTAATGATGACGAACAAAAGGGTGGAATCACTGAGGCTTCTGGATCTTCCATGGATACCTCACCAGCTATGGATATTGGTGAGCAAGAGAATCTTGGAAG GGTGCGCAATTTCATGTTAGATGGCTGGGTTGCAGCTTCACCACCAAAATTCGTTTCACTTGAAGAAATCATGAAAGCTGCAAAGGGTATGCAAAACATGGCTTTAGCACATGAAATTGCAGtagataaaaatttcaagatAGACAAACTTGAGCCAGAGGAAGATACATTGCACAAAAAAGTCAAGGAAATTGTGCACAAGGCATTCTGGGATATTCTGTCCAACGAGCTTTCACAAGATCCGCCCATGTATACTCAAGCATTGAGATTATTAAAGGAAATAAAAGAT GCTCTTGATGAACTGTTACTTCCACACAATGCCAGAATAAAGGAAACTATTAATCAAGTACTGGATATTGACTTGATTAAACAACAAGCAGAAAATGGTGTGCTTGATTTTCACCATTATGCCGAGTATGTTATTTCTTTGATGGCTAAAATCTGTGCCCCAGTCAGagatgaaaaaattgaagaattaaaaaaatgtacagatGTCATTGAAACTTTTAAGGGAATAATGGAAGTTCTTCAACTTATGAAATTAGATTTAGCTAATTTCACAATAAGCATGATTCGGCCAAACATAATAGCGTCAAGTATTGAATatgaaaaaactaaatttgCTGAATTCTTAAAAATACAAGCTGATGGACTTCTATACACAAGACGATGGTTACTAAGGCATTTAACTCCAGAAACAATAAGTAATGCATCAACAGATCCAAACTCTTTGAAACAATTAACGCATTCGCTATTAGCTGATGCTTACTTAGATTTATTGGAGTTTGACTTTTGCCCAAATGCAgag ACTTTGATGCTGGACCAAGGACGTTTACTTGATTTGCGTAATAAAACCAGTAGATTAGCTGTTGCTGGATCTATTTTACTACTGTTAAAACCTCTGCAGAGCCCATTGACTGATCAGCATAAAAAGGAGATCAAGGAGCACATAATGGTTCTGTTGGAATCTGTTACTTCCaataa GGATCTAGAAAGTTTCATGCCAAATATTCTCGTGCAAGTAAAAGCTGATCTTCAAAAAGTAACACAAGATTCTAAAATTGATGAAAGTCCAGAATACCAAAATTTCTTATCAATGATGGAAACTCAAATAGTAGAACTGCATAAGTCTGATCACAAAGTTCGCCAGCTTGTCA ctTCCAGAATAAGGCAATTCTTGCAAAATATCATTGTATCACAGACAGTGGCTCCACAGCAAATACCTCCGGGATTATCACCACTACAAAAAGAACTTACCGACTTAGCTGCTCAGTTTGCAATTTTGTTTGCTCACAATAGGAGCGTTTTCGGGGAATATTACCAAGACATCGTTGCAACAGCTgtcaacgaaaaaaaatctagcTGTAATACAAGTGCAATAGAGACCAGTACATAA